One segment of Paenibacillus sp. FSL R7-0337 DNA contains the following:
- a CDS encoding leucine-rich repeat domain-containing protein, whose protein sequence is MQFEISLDFADERFREFVKENFCGERESIRKSDIDSVTTLNLGGRGISSLQGIEHFTALQELDCSRNSLRTLDLSRNTKLEKLECQENMISALDLRSNPGLTLLQCCYNSLHELNLEHNTALEQLDCSSNYIITLNIAECKELVEIRCNHNHLTRLETSNHPRLTSLRCFNNHVTGLDLSHNVKLTKLYCSENKLTVLDTSHNPQLVELDYANNLITQPDHEVEGVGTLLYDTTFTCYSAILSYSGHELPVTAEVKTKTEAEHLTSRIQKVWGELDKLLDLVLQQIAEAHPDEDVNELELAELIFTEDYSFRIGYDAGDTPAGRLCIYAAFDPEGELDPELIYEMY, encoded by the coding sequence ATGCAATTTGAGATTAGCCTTGATTTCGCAGATGAACGTTTCCGGGAGTTTGTAAAGGAGAACTTCTGCGGTGAACGTGAATCGATACGTAAGAGTGACATAGACTCAGTGACCACATTAAACTTGGGAGGCCGGGGAATCTCAAGCCTTCAAGGGATTGAACATTTTACAGCCCTTCAGGAGCTGGATTGCAGCAGGAACAGCCTCCGTACCCTGGACCTCAGCCGGAACACGAAGCTGGAGAAGCTGGAGTGTCAGGAGAATATGATATCCGCATTGGACTTAAGGAGTAATCCCGGACTCACGTTACTCCAATGTTGCTATAACTCGCTGCATGAACTTAACCTTGAGCACAATACAGCATTGGAGCAGCTCGATTGCAGCAGCAATTATATCATTACTCTGAATATCGCAGAGTGTAAGGAACTTGTGGAAATCCGCTGCAATCATAATCATCTGACCCGCCTGGAGACTAGCAATCATCCCAGACTTACGAGTCTGCGCTGCTTCAATAATCATGTTACGGGTCTGGACCTCAGCCATAATGTTAAGTTGACCAAGCTCTATTGTTCTGAGAACAAACTGACGGTACTGGATACGAGCCATAATCCGCAGCTTGTGGAGCTGGATTATGCCAATAATCTCATCACCCAGCCTGATCATGAGGTGGAGGGGGTAGGAACCTTGCTCTATGACACTACCTTCACTTGCTATAGCGCAATTCTTTCCTATTCGGGCCATGAGCTTCCTGTGACAGCGGAGGTAAAGACCAAGACTGAAGCGGAGCATTTAACCTCTCGGATTCAAAAGGTATGGGGTGAATTGGACAAGCTGCTTGACCTTGTATTGCAACAGATTGCCGAGGCCCATCCGGATGAAGATGTGAATGAGCTAGAGCTGGCCGAGTTAATATTCACTGAAGATTATTCCTTCCGCATCGGCTATGATGCCGGGGATACACCTGCTGGCAGGCTCTGCATCTATGCAGCATTTGACCCTGAGGGAGAGCTTGATCCTGAGCTTATCTATGAAATGTATTAG
- a CDS encoding acyl CoA:acetate/3-ketoacid CoA transferase: MTKVISAAKAAELIKDGDTVAASGFGLSCWAEEMGIAIEERFVQTGQPKNLTVMHASAVGNRRDKGMSHLGHEGLIKRWIGGIAIASPGLAKLIEEDKCEAYNLPQGVITQLYREIAAKRPGVITKVGMETFVDPRVEGGKMSPSTKEDIVKVIELEGEEWLFYKTFPIQIALIRGTVADENGNLTLEKEGLHMEVLPIAQAVRNSGGIVIAQVETVAKNGTLNPKDVKVPGILVDYLVVSTPENHYQTENTQYNPAFSGHVKVPVDSIEILPLDERKIISRRTAVELQPNTILNLGVGIPVNVANIAAEEGVDDQLILTTEAGSIGGVPAGLKDFGHAYNSEAIVDHDAQFDFYDGGGIDLSVLGLAQTDESGNVNVSKFGTRVAGCGGFINISQAAKKLVFAGTFTAGGLQIKVENGKLHIIQEGKAKKFISKVQQITFSGSYAAKVQQPVVYVTERAVFELLNGKMTLTEIAPGIDLQTEILDQMDFKPVISPDLKEMDAAMFQENWGMLKSIIADKNRVLQEV, from the coding sequence ATGACAAAAGTAATTTCAGCCGCCAAAGCAGCGGAACTCATCAAGGACGGGGACACAGTAGCAGCGAGCGGATTCGGATTATCCTGCTGGGCAGAAGAGATGGGGATCGCCATTGAAGAGCGCTTCGTGCAGACCGGACAACCGAAGAATCTGACCGTGATGCATGCCAGCGCCGTCGGCAACCGCCGCGATAAGGGCATGAGCCACCTGGGGCATGAAGGCCTCATCAAACGCTGGATTGGCGGTATCGCCATCGCTTCCCCGGGATTGGCCAAGCTGATTGAAGAGGATAAATGCGAAGCCTACAACCTGCCGCAAGGGGTCATTACCCAGCTCTACCGCGAGATTGCTGCCAAGCGTCCAGGTGTGATTACCAAGGTAGGCATGGAGACCTTCGTCGATCCTCGCGTTGAGGGCGGCAAGATGTCACCTTCTACGAAGGAAGACATTGTGAAGGTGATTGAACTAGAAGGCGAAGAGTGGCTGTTCTACAAGACCTTCCCGATTCAAATCGCCCTGATCCGTGGTACCGTAGCGGACGAGAACGGTAACCTGACGCTGGAAAAAGAAGGCCTGCACATGGAGGTTCTGCCGATCGCCCAGGCGGTCCGCAACTCTGGAGGTATAGTGATCGCCCAGGTAGAGACCGTGGCCAAGAACGGCACCTTGAATCCCAAGGATGTGAAGGTTCCGGGCATTCTGGTAGATTACCTTGTTGTTTCCACCCCGGAGAATCATTACCAGACCGAGAATACGCAGTATAATCCGGCGTTCTCGGGCCATGTCAAAGTACCGGTAGATTCGATTGAAATCCTACCGCTGGATGAACGCAAAATTATCTCCCGCCGCACAGCCGTAGAGCTTCAGCCGAATACCATTCTGAATCTCGGTGTCGGCATCCCGGTGAATGTAGCGAACATCGCTGCTGAAGAGGGCGTGGACGACCAGCTGATTCTGACGACAGAGGCAGGCTCGATCGGCGGGGTTCCCGCAGGTCTGAAGGACTTCGGCCATGCGTACAACTCAGAGGCGATTGTAGATCATGATGCCCAATTCGATTTCTATGACGGCGGCGGCATTGACCTGTCGGTCCTTGGTCTGGCCCAGACGGATGAGTCGGGGAACGTGAATGTCAGCAAATTCGGCACACGGGTTGCGGGCTGCGGCGGATTCATCAATATCTCTCAAGCGGCGAAAAAGCTGGTGTTCGCGGGTACTTTTACAGCGGGCGGGCTGCAGATTAAGGTAGAGAATGGCAAGCTGCACATCATTCAAGAGGGCAAAGCCAAGAAATTCATCTCAAAGGTACAGCAGATCACCTTCAGCGGATCTTATGCCGCTAAGGTTCAACAGCCGGTTGTGTATGTTACGGAACGCGCCGTCTTTGAACTGCTGAACGGTAAAATGACCTTAACCGAAATCGCACCAGGCATCGACCTGCAGACAGAGATTCTGGATCAGATGGACTTCAAGCCCGTAATTTCACCGGACCTGAAGGAGATGGACGCGGCTATGTTCCAAGAGAACTGGGGCATGCTGAAGTCGATTATCGCCGATAAGAACCGGGTTTTGCAAGAAGTGTAG
- a CDS encoding OFA family MFS transporter codes for MNVELNRWRILIASTIINICVGAIYAFSIFALPLTKVFSVSMPDIMIAFTINAAISPIPMILGGKLVDKGGAKKAVFIGGAMFGIGFILSGLATAPWMLYITYGVITGIGQGIVYSSTIGNSVKLFPDKRGLAAGIVTAGYGGGTIAIAPIANALITSNGVQSALITLGVVFLVIILGLGLLVKPAPAGYAPEGWTPPVTGAAKASVNVPWNEMIKKPLFYVIACLFLIGALSGMMVTANASVIGQKMFGLTAAAAALYVSLYSLSNCLGRVFWGAVSDRIGRVKCLLMIYLVIAAMMLTIALSSSVAGFAVAIAGIGLCFGGTMGIFPSIVGEKFGMKYYGVNYGVTFIGYSVAAFFGPRIAGSVAAANDGNFTNAFYIALVISLVGFALTFVYKAMEKQKAEPEVAKAA; via the coding sequence ATGAACGTAGAGTTGAACCGCTGGAGGATCTTGATTGCCTCAACGATCATTAATATCTGTGTAGGCGCCATTTATGCTTTTAGTATTTTCGCACTTCCATTAACGAAGGTTTTCAGCGTGAGCATGCCGGATATTATGATTGCTTTTACCATTAATGCAGCGATTTCCCCGATTCCAATGATCCTAGGCGGTAAGCTGGTGGATAAAGGAGGAGCCAAGAAGGCGGTCTTCATCGGCGGTGCGATGTTCGGGATTGGTTTCATTCTCTCGGGCCTGGCTACTGCACCTTGGATGCTGTATATCACTTATGGTGTTATTACCGGGATTGGCCAGGGAATCGTGTATTCCTCGACCATCGGGAACAGCGTGAAGCTCTTTCCGGATAAAAGAGGTCTGGCAGCGGGGATCGTTACAGCCGGATATGGCGGCGGCACCATCGCTATCGCTCCTATCGCTAACGCGCTGATCACCAGCAATGGTGTACAGTCTGCCTTAATTACGCTCGGTGTGGTTTTCCTGGTGATTATTCTAGGGCTTGGGTTGCTCGTCAAACCCGCCCCGGCCGGCTATGCTCCTGAAGGCTGGACCCCTCCGGTAACCGGAGCAGCCAAGGCTTCTGTGAATGTACCATGGAATGAGATGATCAAGAAGCCGTTATTCTATGTGATTGCCTGCCTGTTCCTGATCGGTGCCCTGTCTGGTATGATGGTAACCGCGAATGCTTCTGTAATCGGTCAAAAAATGTTTGGCTTAACCGCAGCCGCCGCAGCGCTCTACGTAAGCTTGTACTCGCTGAGCAACTGCCTGGGCCGTGTGTTCTGGGGTGCAGTGTCCGATAGAATCGGCCGCGTGAAATGCCTGCTCATGATCTATCTGGTCATTGCAGCTATGATGCTCACAATTGCTTTATCGTCTTCTGTCGCCGGATTTGCTGTCGCCATTGCCGGAATCGGCTTATGCTTCGGCGGAACAATGGGCATCTTCCCGTCCATTGTCGGTGAGAAGTTCGGGATGAAATATTACGGCGTGAACTACGGTGTCACCTTCATCGGCTACTCGGTAGCAGCGTTCTTCGGACCGAGAATTGCCGGTAGTGTAGCGGCAGCCAATGACGGCAACTTCACGAATGCTTTTTACATCGCGCTGGTCATCTCCCTGGTCGGCTTCGCCTTAACCTTCGTCTACAAAGCGATGGAGAAGCAGAAGGCTGAGCCAGAAGTGGCTAAGGCGGCTTAA
- a CDS encoding serine hydrolase translates to MNLSLLRRRSAFWTRTVLAATLVLTLTAPAVHAAAVPPASSAAPAAAAVTGKPLTTENVDAFLKPFFSSKEVQAQLAGAVVVVVKDGKTVVKEGFGYADKAAASKVDPDKTVFRLASVSKTFTATAAMQLVEQGKLDLKADFQTYTGKLAFDNPFGVPVTVADLLTHTTGFRIQDPLPEDFNQDFTTKVSIEDYVVKHMPPVVRKPGTSYMYDNFASMLLGLVVEKASGMPYEDYMQQHVFAPLKMDSSGFLLEGKLKDNLATAYDATGKEVDLYNVTPTVMPQGGMLSTGDDVGRFMTAFLNGGAVDNTRILKEDTVQSMEEYRSEIHPLLPNTTYGFEAPIQLPGAGSSSKIITKAGDLVGFSTYMVLIPEQNTGVFIAYNQQSALREQFYPAFIQTFFPQYASPVKLDAYKPKSAEALKAFTGYYADLRMKSLVSTVSVQNGALMINDTFLGSRKLIQVDDNLFTDELTGKLTGFALEADGQSAYMKEPYLNPFSYGQKGPDGVGYADVPASHPYAAPVQMLQSLGYLTNDATLSFQPEAGITRAQYVRLMMESSGLKGSSTEKLAFPDLQGHPDAAFIQQAVELGMIEGTASGEFQPDRVISRQEAAVMIWRVYNKQYPDKVFQNVKLSGTTDKWAVPAVKMAVALGLYGPDFKPDAKGAVDYKSTAALSKKENAAILYALFSNPIDQIVSKLSQAAEGGK, encoded by the coding sequence ATGAATTTGTCATTATTGCGCCGCCGCTCTGCCTTTTGGACAAGAACCGTACTTGCGGCTACCCTGGTGCTGACACTGACGGCTCCGGCTGTCCATGCCGCCGCTGTTCCCCCTGCTTCTTCGGCCGCTCCGGCTGCAGCGGCTGTAACGGGCAAGCCGCTGACTACTGAGAATGTGGATGCCTTCCTTAAGCCGTTCTTCAGCTCGAAGGAGGTGCAGGCACAGCTTGCCGGTGCTGTTGTGGTAGTTGTTAAGGACGGCAAGACCGTAGTGAAGGAAGGCTTCGGATATGCAGACAAGGCTGCCGCAAGCAAGGTAGACCCAGACAAGACCGTCTTTCGCCTGGCCTCCGTCTCCAAAACCTTCACCGCCACTGCTGCCATGCAGCTCGTGGAGCAGGGGAAGCTCGATTTGAAGGCGGATTTTCAAACCTATACCGGCAAGCTGGCCTTCGACAATCCCTTCGGCGTTCCGGTAACGGTTGCGGATCTGTTGACTCACACAACCGGCTTCCGTATCCAGGACCCGCTGCCGGAGGATTTCAATCAGGATTTCACCACCAAGGTGTCGATTGAGGATTATGTGGTGAAGCATATGCCGCCGGTGGTGCGCAAGCCGGGCACCTCTTACATGTATGACAACTTCGCTTCGATGCTGCTCGGTCTGGTGGTAGAGAAGGCCAGCGGCATGCCGTATGAGGATTATATGCAGCAGCATGTATTCGCCCCGCTGAAGATGGATTCAAGCGGCTTCCTGCTGGAAGGTAAGCTGAAGGACAATCTTGCTACTGCTTATGATGCTACTGGCAAAGAGGTCGATCTGTACAATGTGACGCCAACCGTGATGCCTCAAGGCGGCATGCTGTCTACTGGCGATGATGTTGGGAGGTTCATGACGGCTTTTCTGAACGGGGGTGCGGTTGACAATACCCGTATTCTTAAGGAAGACACAGTACAATCTATGGAGGAATACCGCTCCGAGATTCATCCTTTGCTGCCGAATACCACCTACGGCTTTGAAGCGCCTATTCAGCTTCCGGGAGCCGGCAGCAGCTCCAAGATCATTACCAAGGCTGGTGATTTAGTCGGGTTCAGCACGTATATGGTTCTAATCCCCGAGCAGAACACCGGGGTGTTCATTGCCTATAATCAGCAGAGTGCACTGCGGGAGCAGTTCTATCCGGCCTTTATCCAGACATTCTTCCCGCAATATGCCTCTCCGGTGAAGCTGGATGCCTACAAGCCGAAGAGTGCTGAAGCGCTGAAGGCATTCACTGGCTACTATGCGGATCTCCGTATGAAGAGTCTGGTGTCTACAGTCTCTGTGCAGAATGGTGCGCTAATGATTAACGATACTTTTCTGGGTTCCCGCAAGCTGATCCAGGTAGATGATAATCTGTTCACGGATGAGCTGACCGGTAAGTTAACGGGCTTTGCTCTGGAGGCAGACGGACAAAGCGCTTATATGAAGGAGCCTTACCTCAATCCGTTCAGCTACGGGCAAAAGGGGCCGGATGGCGTCGGTTATGCCGATGTTCCCGCAAGCCATCCTTATGCAGCTCCGGTTCAGATGCTCCAATCGCTGGGGTATCTGACGAATGATGCCACGCTGAGCTTCCAGCCTGAGGCGGGCATTACGCGCGCCCAGTATGTGCGGCTGATGATGGAGAGCAGCGGACTCAAGGGAAGTTCGACTGAGAAGCTGGCCTTCCCGGATCTGCAGGGCCATCCCGATGCCGCTTTCATTCAGCAGGCAGTTGAGCTGGGAATGATTGAAGGAACAGCAAGCGGAGAATTCCAGCCGGACCGGGTGATCTCCCGCCAGGAGGCTGCGGTCATGATATGGAGAGTATACAATAAGCAATACCCGGATAAAGTGTTCCAGAACGTGAAGCTATCCGGTACTACAGATAAATGGGCCGTTCCGGCCGTGAAGATGGCCGTTGCCCTGGGCCTGTACGGACCAGACTTCAAGCCGGATGCCAAGGGCGCTGTGGACTACAAGTCCACTGCCGCACTGAGCAAAAAGGAGAACGCCGCCATTCTGTACGCGCTGTTCTCGAACCCGATCGACCAGATCGTGAGCAAGCTGTCGCAGGCTGCGGAAGGCGGGAAGTAG
- a CDS encoding sigma 54-interacting transcriptional regulator, which yields MNVTKKNKNTHKPSIDEFVEEYPSTLFVTDQNGNILISNEFTALTIGIHLEELLKANVQDLVKAGYYTHSITMEAIATKQKVSRTVNTSRGFHVFSSAIPILDKDGEVQLVVTTSNEFSQEQNYYEANVPVAQQIHKQLGGMAAEKKKGIVAESLAMKQIIKVCNQIASYDSKVLIYGESGTGKEVIAKYIHLKSEKWKGPFIPINCAAIAPALFEYELFGYEKGVLEGQTEVKAGMIEIASGGVLFLDEIADLPMEMQAKLLRVLENNEVRRVGGITNIPVHCRVIAATNRDLWSLVKKGLFREDLYYRINVIPIYIPPLRNRKLDLVGLISSFIASFNKMYGKKYVLSAEEFDKMLNEPWHGNVRELRNYIERLVVTEHVALSPQEEEPAYDWFSLDHFIEKNKQQLSTLKDFTAIAEGHYIKKVLKDCSGNGTEAAKRLSVDRSVIYRKLKKMEEVLRN from the coding sequence ATGAATGTGACCAAAAAAAACAAAAACACCCATAAACCCTCAATCGACGAGTTCGTGGAAGAATATCCGTCTACGTTATTTGTTACCGATCAGAACGGAAATATCCTAATCTCCAATGAATTCACCGCACTAACCATCGGCATCCATCTGGAGGAGCTGCTTAAGGCGAACGTTCAGGATCTGGTCAAGGCGGGTTATTACACTCATTCCATTACTATGGAGGCTATTGCGACCAAGCAGAAGGTATCCCGGACCGTCAATACCTCCAGAGGCTTCCATGTCTTCTCGTCGGCGATTCCCATTCTGGACAAGGACGGGGAGGTTCAGCTGGTCGTTACCACCTCCAACGAATTCAGCCAGGAGCAGAACTATTATGAAGCCAATGTGCCTGTCGCCCAGCAGATCCATAAGCAGTTAGGCGGTATGGCAGCGGAGAAGAAGAAGGGCATCGTGGCCGAGAGTCTGGCGATGAAGCAGATTATTAAGGTCTGCAACCAGATTGCGTCTTATGACAGTAAGGTGCTGATCTACGGCGAATCCGGGACGGGCAAGGAAGTCATCGCCAAGTACATTCATCTGAAGAGCGAGAAGTGGAAGGGTCCGTTCATTCCGATTAACTGCGCTGCGATTGCTCCGGCTCTTTTTGAATACGAATTGTTCGGGTACGAGAAGGGCGTGCTTGAGGGCCAGACGGAGGTCAAGGCCGGTATGATTGAAATTGCGAGCGGCGGCGTACTGTTCCTTGATGAGATTGCCGATCTGCCGATGGAGATGCAGGCCAAGTTATTGCGTGTGCTTGAAAATAATGAAGTGAGACGCGTAGGCGGAATTACGAATATTCCGGTCCATTGCCGTGTGATCGCAGCCACCAACCGGGATCTGTGGAGTCTGGTCAAGAAGGGGCTATTCCGCGAAGATCTGTATTACCGGATCAATGTGATTCCGATTTATATTCCGCCGCTGCGCAACCGCAAGCTGGACCTGGTAGGGTTAATCTCCAGCTTCATCGCCAGCTTCAATAAGATGTACGGCAAGAAATATGTGCTCAGTGCCGAAGAGTTCGACAAGATGCTGAACGAGCCCTGGCATGGGAACGTGAGAGAATTAAGGAATTACATCGAGAGACTGGTCGTAACCGAGCATGTGGCCCTGAGTCCGCAGGAAGAGGAGCCGGCCTACGACTGGTTCTCCCTGGACCATTTTATCGAGAAGAATAAGCAGCAGCTCTCTACCCTGAAGGATTTCACTGCCATAGCGGAGGGCCATTATATCAAAAAAGTGCTTAAAGACTGCTCCGGAAATGGTACAGAAGCGGCCAAGCGGTTGAGTGTGGACCGGTCGGTGATTTACAGAAAGCTGAAGAAGATGGAAGAGGTATTGCGGAATTAG
- a CDS encoding DUF561 domain-containing protein, protein MSITQLLGIKYPIFQGGMAQIAVSPLVGAVSNAGGLGIIGSGGFTADRLRDEIRKAKASTDKPFAVNLMLMMNNIPELIQVIIEEGVKIVTTGAGTPAPYMPILKEHGIIVIPVVPSVKIAKKMEALGVDAIVAEGTEAGGHVGETTTMALLPQVASAVSIPVIGAGGIADGRGIAAAFALGAQGVQVGTRFLATVECPTHENFKLAVINADDTSTTVTGRSLGGPVRSIKNSMIAEFLRMENEKASREELESLSLGSLRRAVFEGDTDTGSVMAGQICGMVNKITTVEEMITTMFAEAQEVMDKMGKVTFEAVAHA, encoded by the coding sequence ATGTCGATTACACAACTGTTAGGAATTAAATATCCAATTTTCCAGGGCGGTATGGCTCAGATTGCCGTGTCTCCACTGGTAGGCGCTGTGTCCAATGCGGGCGGGCTGGGAATTATCGGCTCCGGCGGCTTCACCGCCGACCGTCTCCGTGACGAGATCCGCAAGGCCAAAGCAAGCACCGATAAGCCGTTTGCTGTCAACCTGATGCTGATGATGAACAATATCCCTGAGCTGATCCAGGTTATTATTGAAGAAGGCGTGAAGATCGTAACCACAGGCGCAGGCACCCCCGCTCCTTATATGCCGATTCTGAAGGAACATGGCATTATCGTAATTCCGGTAGTCCCTTCCGTCAAAATCGCCAAGAAAATGGAAGCGCTCGGTGTCGATGCGATTGTGGCTGAAGGAACGGAAGCTGGCGGACATGTAGGTGAAACTACGACGATGGCCTTGCTGCCGCAAGTTGCCAGCGCGGTATCGATTCCGGTAATCGGGGCCGGCGGAATTGCCGATGGACGCGGGATTGCCGCTGCTTTTGCACTCGGAGCTCAAGGTGTTCAGGTTGGAACCCGGTTCCTCGCGACTGTGGAATGCCCGACACATGAGAACTTCAAGCTGGCAGTCATCAACGCCGATGATACCAGCACAACTGTAACTGGCCGCAGCTTGGGCGGTCCGGTAAGAAGCATTAAGAACAGCATGATTGCCGAATTCCTCAGAATGGAGAATGAGAAGGCATCGCGTGAAGAGCTGGAGAGCTTAAGCCTGGGCTCGCTGCGCAGAGCTGTATTTGAAGGGGATACCGATACCGGCTCCGTGATGGCTGGACAGATCTGCGGGATGGTGAACAAGATTACTACCGTGGAAGAGATGATCACCACTATGTTCGCTGAAGCGCAGGAAGTCATGGACAAGATGGGCAAAGTAACCTTCGAAGCTGTAGCACATGCCTGA
- a CDS encoding ankyrin repeat domain-containing protein — protein MNNEHPQTWLAYDDPLAVLAVQAIRTGNVPGLTQLLAGNPGLAKARIVGAEEGRASNEGTGSGETGDAGITETVGEDISNTGASNEGNGNANSGDVGTRANSENTGGGTDRGMSRTLLHIATDWPGHYPNNAAVVTALIEAGADANAQFGGPHSETPLHWAASCDDIEVLDLLLDAGADIEASGAVIAGGTPLDDAVAFAQWRAAQRLVERGANSALWHAAALGLLDRMEAHFAGDLLSRRFPWGASSGSAAPDEVNVAFWCACHGGQRAAAEYLLGQGAELNWRSTWDCLSPLDAALRSNATELAAWLEGLGAQSAHQ, from the coding sequence ATGAACAATGAGCATCCTCAGACTTGGCTGGCATATGATGATCCACTGGCAGTATTGGCGGTGCAGGCGATTCGTACCGGCAATGTGCCGGGATTGACACAATTACTGGCTGGAAACCCGGGGCTCGCTAAAGCCCGGATTGTTGGGGCTGAAGAGGGGCGTGCAAGTAACGAAGGGACCGGGAGCGGGGAGACTGGCGATGCCGGGATTACAGAGACTGTCGGCGAGGACATTAGTAACACTGGGGCTAGTAACGAAGGCAATGGTAATGCTAATAGTGGCGACGTTGGGACAAGAGCAAACAGCGAGAACACAGGCGGCGGCACTGATCGAGGGATGTCACGTACACTGCTGCATATTGCTACCGACTGGCCGGGGCATTATCCCAATAATGCAGCGGTTGTAACGGCGCTGATAGAAGCTGGGGCAGACGCGAATGCCCAGTTCGGCGGACCGCACAGCGAGACGCCGCTGCACTGGGCAGCAAGCTGCGATGACATCGAGGTGCTGGACCTTCTACTTGACGCCGGCGCTGACATTGAGGCCTCGGGCGCCGTCATCGCTGGCGGGACCCCGTTGGACGATGCCGTGGCATTCGCACAGTGGCGGGCAGCGCAGCGGCTGGTGGAGCGCGGGGCCAATTCAGCGCTCTGGCATGCGGCGGCGCTCGGGCTGCTTGATAGGATGGAAGCCCACTTCGCCGGAGACTTGCTCTCCCGCCGCTTCCCTTGGGGCGCAAGCTCCGGTTCAGCAGCACCGGACGAGGTAAATGTTGCGTTCTGGTGCGCCTGCCACGGCGGACAACGCGCCGCCGCCGAATACCTGCTCGGCCAGGGAGCCGAGCTCAACTGGCGCTCCACATGGGATTGCCTCTCTCCCCTGGACGCAGCTCTGCGCAGCAATGCCACTGAACTAGCAGCATGGCTAGAGGGGCTGGGCGCTCAGTCCGCACATCAGTAA
- a CDS encoding FGGY-family carbohydrate kinase — MTHSVKQAIVQGATSLGIEFGSTRIKAVLIDHHFETIASGTYEWENQFTKGYWTYDLREVVQGLQAAYEQLQQAVQQTYGVTLQTVGSIGCSAMMQGYIALDQAGELLVPFRTWRNATTSTAAAELSGTFQFKIPERWSIAHLYQAILNGEEHVARIDYLTTLSGYVHLLLTGCRALGIGDASGMFPIDEATKQYNEDMVKQFTTLIAGRGYPWKLQDILPTVYTAGMNAGNLSEAGARLIDPSGRLQAGIPLCPPEGDAGTGMVATGSVRKRTGNISVGTSVFAMFVLEQNLSAVHPEIDIVNTPEGSPVAMVLANNCSSDLNAWVGLFREFYEAMGLTPDMDQLFNVLLNQALEADADGGGLLSYGYYSGENITGLAEGRPLFVRSPQSRFTLANFMRVHLYSAFAALRLGMEILTGQERVTIDRISAHGGLFRTPQVGQRICAAALNVPVSVLSTAGEGGAWGIAILASYMMHKEPNESLADYLTSKVFCNMEGHEVAPNPTDVEGFALYMERYTGGLPIEQAAVDHLLENRKKGDFFI, encoded by the coding sequence ATGACGCATTCCGTCAAACAGGCGATTGTTCAGGGAGCAACGTCGCTTGGGATTGAGTTCGGGTCCACGCGAATCAAGGCTGTGCTGATCGATCACCATTTTGAAACGATCGCCTCCGGCACCTATGAATGGGAGAATCAATTCACTAAGGGTTACTGGACTTACGATCTCAGGGAAGTAGTTCAAGGTCTGCAAGCAGCCTACGAGCAATTACAGCAAGCGGTTCAGCAGACCTATGGCGTCACTCTGCAAACCGTCGGCTCCATAGGCTGCTCGGCCATGATGCAGGGGTATATTGCGCTGGACCAAGCGGGAGAGCTGCTCGTTCCATTCCGTACCTGGCGCAATGCTACAACAAGCACTGCTGCTGCGGAGCTAAGCGGGACATTCCAGTTCAAAATTCCAGAGCGCTGGAGTATCGCCCACTTGTATCAGGCTATTTTAAACGGTGAAGAGCATGTGGCCAGAATAGATTATCTTACGACGCTATCGGGTTACGTTCACTTGCTGCTAACCGGCTGCAGGGCTCTCGGGATCGGGGATGCCTCCGGGATGTTCCCCATCGATGAAGCAACGAAGCAGTACAATGAAGATATGGTGAAGCAGTTCACCACTCTAATTGCCGGGAGGGGCTATCCTTGGAAGCTGCAAGATATCCTGCCTACAGTGTATACAGCCGGTATGAATGCAGGAAATCTCAGTGAAGCAGGTGCCCGGCTGATCGACCCGTCAGGCCGTTTGCAGGCTGGTATTCCGCTATGCCCGCCGGAGGGCGATGCCGGAACAGGTATGGTGGCTACAGGCAGTGTCAGGAAACGAACTGGCAATATTTCCGTAGGGACGTCGGTCTTTGCTATGTTTGTGCTGGAGCAGAACCTAAGTGCGGTCCACCCTGAGATTGATATCGTGAATACACCGGAAGGCAGCCCGGTTGCTATGGTACTTGCCAATAACTGCTCCAGCGATCTGAATGCCTGGGTCGGCTTGTTCCGTGAATTCTATGAGGCCATGGGCCTTACGCCAGACATGGACCAGTTATTCAACGTCCTGCTGAACCAGGCACTGGAAGCGGATGCGGATGGCGGCGGCTTGCTGAGCTACGGTTACTATTCAGGCGAGAACATCACCGGACTTGCTGAGGGACGTCCGCTATTCGTCCGTTCGCCGCAGAGCCGCTTCACTCTGGCTAACTTCATGAGAGTGCATCTGTATAGCGCCTTCGCTGCGTTAAGGCTCGGAATGGAGATTCTGACCGGGCAGGAACGGGTAACTATTGACCGTATTTCAGCGCATGGCGGATTGTTCCGCACCCCGCAGGTTGGCCAGCGGATCTGTGCTGCAGCACTCAATGTTCCGGTCTCAGTCCTGTCTACGGCTGGTGAAGGCGGCGCATGGGGAATAGCTATTCTGGCCTCTTATATGATGCATAAGGAGCCGAACGAGAGCCTGGCGGATTACTTGACCTCTAAGGTGTTCTGTAACATGGAAGGACATGAGGTAGCGCCTAACCCTACTGATGTGGAGGGCTTTGCCCTTTATATGGAGCGTTACACCGGGGGTCTGCCCATCGAACAGGCGGCGGTAGATCATTTACTGGAGAATCGGAAGAAAGGAGACTTCTTCATATGA